In Taeniopygia guttata chromosome Z, bTaeGut7.mat, whole genome shotgun sequence, one genomic interval encodes:
- the RFESD gene encoding Rieske domain-containing protein isoform X1 has protein sequence MLDLIILSLHFFICFLISIAIWYGPKDVDSHSSSTGGAEMEPDCLIIIGKEEDIKKSQRITAKINGREIVVFYHEGKFHALDSRCYHEGGPLCLGEIEDIDGQACIVCPWHKFKITLETGEGLYEGINPLEPSPTPKWQSKGVKQRIHKVTIDSGNVYVSPPDLSVSFDSDYFAEKYKNGGELAMGEQNHSEATE, from the exons ATGCTGGACCTTATCATCCTCAGTCTTCATTTCTTCATCTGCTTTCTCATCTCCATTGCAATCTGGTATGGACCAAAG GATGTGGATTCACACAGCTCAAGCACAGGAGGAGCTGAAATGGAGCCAGATTGTCTTATAATCATTGGCAAAGAAGAGGACATAAAGAAGTCCCAAAGAATAACAGCCAAAATCAATGGCAGAGAAATTGTTGTTTTCTACCATGAGGGGAAATTTCATGCTCTGGATTCTCGCTGCTACC ATGAAGGAGGCCCTTTATGTCTTGGAGAAATAGAG GATATTGATGGACAAGCATGTATTGTTTGTCCTTGGCATAAGTTTAAAATTACCTTGGAAACAGGAGAAGGATTGTACGAAGGAATAAATCCTCTGGAGCCATCACCAACACCAAAGTGGCAATCAAAAGGAGTGAAACAAAGGATTCACAAGGTCACAATAGACAGTGGAAATGTTTATGTGAGTCCTCCAGATTTGTCTGTGAGCTTTGACTCTGATTATTTTGCTGAAAAGTACAAAAATGGTGGCGAATTAGCTATGGGAGAACAAAACCACTCAGAAGCCACAGAATAG
- the RFESD gene encoding Rieske domain-containing protein isoform X2 translates to MEPDCLIIIGKEEDIKKSQRITAKINGREIVVFYHEGKFHALDSRCYHEGGPLCLGEIEDIDGQACIVCPWHKFKITLETGEGLYEGINPLEPSPTPKWQSKGVKQRIHKVTIDSGNVYVSPPDLSVSFDSDYFAEKYKNGGELAMGEQNHSEATE, encoded by the exons ATGGAGCCAGATTGTCTTATAATCATTGGCAAAGAAGAGGACATAAAGAAGTCCCAAAGAATAACAGCCAAAATCAATGGCAGAGAAATTGTTGTTTTCTACCATGAGGGGAAATTTCATGCTCTGGATTCTCGCTGCTACC ATGAAGGAGGCCCTTTATGTCTTGGAGAAATAGAG GATATTGATGGACAAGCATGTATTGTTTGTCCTTGGCATAAGTTTAAAATTACCTTGGAAACAGGAGAAGGATTGTACGAAGGAATAAATCCTCTGGAGCCATCACCAACACCAAAGTGGCAATCAAAAGGAGTGAAACAAAGGATTCACAAGGTCACAATAGACAGTGGAAATGTTTATGTGAGTCCTCCAGATTTGTCTGTGAGCTTTGACTCTGATTATTTTGCTGAAAAGTACAAAAATGGTGGCGAATTAGCTATGGGAGAACAAAACCACTCAGAAGCCACAGAATAG